From Citricoccus sp. SGAir0253, a single genomic window includes:
- a CDS encoding NTP transferase domain-containing protein, whose protein sequence is MPDPQLTAVILAGGASRRMGRDKASLELDGVSLLERTAAAARAAGASRVVVAGPAPAAPAPALDGARFVREDPSLSGPVAALEAALAAVDTDWVLLVPCDLARPEEACRALVGGTRGPHGVVAVDATGHRQHLTALLETAAVRAGARPGTTRVRERLAGLDLAERPEPAGAPGLWEDMDTPDDVARVRAGRGGAVSGDREDESGPRGERETPRTPPRDNEIPGLRAWMAAVVAELGLPGEVIVPGPLLDTARDVATHVVRPGAPMSTYLIGVALGLQLAEAGAASPADSTPRDGTPAGADRPDAGRPDTERRVRELAARVQDLALRYGEAPGGDR, encoded by the coding sequence CCTCCTGGAGCGCACCGCCGCGGCGGCACGGGCGGCGGGGGCCTCGCGGGTCGTCGTGGCCGGCCCGGCGCCGGCGGCGCCCGCCCCCGCGCTGGACGGCGCCCGGTTCGTGCGAGAGGACCCGTCCCTCTCCGGCCCGGTCGCCGCGCTGGAGGCCGCGCTGGCCGCCGTCGACACCGACTGGGTGTTGCTCGTGCCCTGCGACCTGGCCCGGCCGGAGGAGGCCTGCCGCGCCCTGGTGGGCGGGACGCGCGGGCCCCACGGCGTCGTGGCCGTGGACGCCACCGGCCACCGCCAGCACCTGACCGCGCTGCTGGAGACGGCCGCGGTCCGCGCCGGCGCCCGGCCGGGCACCACGCGGGTCCGCGAGCGGCTCGCCGGCCTGGACCTCGCCGAACGGCCCGAGCCGGCCGGGGCGCCCGGGCTCTGGGAGGACATGGACACCCCCGACGACGTGGCCCGGGTCCGGGCCGGGAGAGGAGGCGCCGTGAGCGGCGACCGGGAGGACGAGAGCGGGCCGCGCGGCGAGCGGGAGACGCCCCGGACCCCACCCCGCGACAACGAGATACCGGGGCTGCGGGCGTGGATGGCCGCCGTCGTGGCCGAGCTGGGCCTGCCCGGGGAGGTGATCGTGCCGGGGCCGCTGCTGGACACGGCCCGGGACGTCGCCACCCACGTGGTGCGCCCCGGCGCCCCGATGAGCACCTACCTCATCGGGGTGGCCCTGGGCCTGCAGTTGGCGGAGGCCGGCGCCGCCTCGCCCGCGGACTCGACGCCGCGGGACGGCACCCCGGCCGGCGCCGACCGGCCGGACGCCGGGCGCCCCGACACGGAGCGGCGGGTCCGGGAGCTGGCCGCCCGCGTGCAGGACCTGGCCCTGCGGTACGGCGAGGCCCCGGGCGGGGACCGCTGA
- a CDS encoding MoaD/ThiS family protein has product MARVRLFAGAADILGTTELEVPAATAGELRAALVAGHGVSAQRVIDRCSLLVDGVRAAGDDHPVGADSLVDVLPPFAGG; this is encoded by the coding sequence ATGGCCCGCGTCCGGCTCTTCGCGGGTGCCGCGGACATCCTGGGGACCACCGAGCTCGAGGTGCCGGCCGCCACGGCGGGCGAGCTGCGCGCCGCCCTCGTGGCCGGCCACGGCGTGAGCGCCCAGCGGGTCATCGACCGGTGCTCGCTGCTCGTGGACGGCGTGCGCGCCGCGGGCGACGATCACCCCGTGGGCGCCGACTCCCTCGTGGACGTGCTGCCGCCATTCGCGGGGGGCTGA
- the moaA gene encoding GTP 3',8-cyclase MoaA — protein sequence MPVTLSTRTVSAPGARPGAAADPSAGPEALRHLPTRAELAAVATGPVMADGFGRVHRDLRVSLTDKCSLRCTYCMPEDAGPFTPGDQLLRAGDIERLVRIAVDHGITGVRLTGGEPLLRPDLEDVVARLAAIGLPGGGRLPVAMTTNGISLDRRLPALRAAGLSRVNVSLDTLRPERFRELTRRDRHADVLAGIAAVRASGLRPLKINAVALRGVNDDELADLVAFAVSQDAQMRFIEQMPLDAGHTWRRDHLVSGEEILERLAERFTLAPVPGRGSSPAALYTVDGGPHTVGVIASVSAPFCGDCDRLRLTADGQVRNCLFAREETDLRTLLREGATDGELAAALQLSVAAKRAGHGIDDPGFVQPGRGMNAIGG from the coding sequence GTGCCGGTGACCCTCTCGACGCGGACGGTCTCGGCGCCGGGCGCCCGCCCGGGCGCGGCGGCGGACCCGTCCGCCGGTCCCGAGGCCCTCCGGCACCTGCCCACCCGGGCCGAGCTGGCCGCCGTCGCCACCGGGCCCGTGATGGCCGACGGCTTCGGCCGGGTGCACCGGGACCTGCGGGTGTCCCTGACGGACAAGTGCTCCCTGCGCTGCACGTACTGCATGCCGGAGGACGCCGGCCCGTTCACGCCGGGCGACCAGCTGCTGCGGGCCGGGGACATCGAGCGGCTCGTGCGGATCGCCGTGGACCACGGGATCACCGGCGTCCGGCTCACGGGCGGCGAGCCGCTGCTGCGCCCGGACCTCGAGGACGTCGTCGCCCGGCTGGCCGCGATCGGGCTGCCCGGCGGCGGTCGGCTTCCGGTGGCGATGACCACCAACGGCATCTCCCTGGACCGGCGGCTGCCGGCCCTGCGGGCGGCCGGGCTCTCCCGCGTCAACGTCTCCCTGGACACGCTGCGCCCGGAGCGCTTCCGGGAGCTGACCCGCCGGGACCGGCACGCGGACGTGCTCGCCGGGATCGCGGCGGTCCGCGCGTCCGGGCTGCGCCCGCTGAAGATCAACGCGGTGGCCCTGCGCGGGGTGAACGACGACGAGCTCGCCGACCTCGTCGCCTTCGCCGTGTCGCAGGACGCCCAGATGCGCTTCATCGAGCAGATGCCGCTCGACGCCGGGCACACGTGGCGCCGGGACCACCTCGTCTCGGGCGAGGAGATCCTCGAGCGGCTCGCCGAGCGCTTCACGCTCGCCCCGGTGCCCGGCCGCGGATCCTCCCCGGCGGCCCTGTACACGGTCGACGGCGGGCCCCACACGGTGGGCGTCATCGCCTCGGTCTCGGCCCCGTTCTGCGGGGACTGCGACCGGTTGCGCCTCACCGCCGACGGGCAGGTGCGCAACTGCCTGTTCGCGCGCGAGGAGACGGACCTGCGCACGCTCCTGCGCGAGGGGGCCACGGACGGGGAGCTGGCCGCCGCCCTGCAGCTGTCCGTCGCGGCGAAGCGGGCCGGCCACGGGATCGACGACCCCGGCTTCGTCCAGCCCGGCCGCGGCATGAACGCGATCGGCGGCTGA
- a CDS encoding molybdenum cofactor biosynthesis protein MoaE encodes MSATEHATGHASGHVTADPAERVPGAARGTAADPGPALAGVSAAPLDASAIEASVVTARCGAALTFTGVVRDHDPEADGTVTALEYTSHPDAGAILDGIVARHARGPGHPDGEVRVAAVHRTGPLAVGDLALVVSVASAHRAEAFEACRAVVEDIKAEVPIWKRQHTASGAPHWVGLP; translated from the coding sequence ATGTCCGCCACTGAGCACGCGACCGGGCACGCCAGCGGGCACGTCACCGCGGACCCCGCCGAGCGGGTCCCCGGCGCCGCCCGGGGCACGGCCGCCGACCCCGGGCCGGCGCTCGCGGGCGTGTCCGCGGCGCCGCTGGACGCGTCGGCGATCGAGGCGTCCGTGGTCACCGCCCGGTGCGGGGCCGCGCTGACGTTCACCGGCGTCGTCCGGGACCACGACCCGGAGGCGGACGGCACCGTCACCGCCCTGGAGTACACCTCGCACCCGGACGCCGGGGCGATCCTGGACGGGATCGTCGCCCGGCACGCCCGCGGCCCGGGCCACCCGGACGGGGAGGTGCGCGTGGCCGCGGTGCACCGGACCGGGCCGCTCGCGGTGGGCGACCTGGCGCTCGTGGTGTCCGTGGCGTCGGCCCACCGCGCCGAGGCCTTCGAGGCCTGCCGGGCCGTGGTGGAGGACATCAAGGCCGAGGTGCCGATCTGGAAGCGCCAGCACACCGCCTCCGGCGCGCCGCACTGGGTGGGCCTGCCGTGA
- a CDS encoding molybdenum cofactor biosynthesis protein B, with protein sequence MHTIHILTVSDRVSAGTAEDTAGPAVRALVAEGLPGWPVRHAVVPDGVRPVSAAVAEACALGARVVLTLGGTGVGPRDRTPEAVDQLITRDLPGIPEMLRRAGQEQTPTAVLSRGRAGVVDPGDPEAHRPAVVVTLPGSRRAAEQAVPLLAPLLPHLVDQLDGGDHVRH encoded by the coding sequence ATGCACACCATTCACATCCTCACGGTCTCCGACCGGGTCTCCGCCGGGACCGCCGAGGACACCGCCGGCCCGGCGGTGCGCGCGCTGGTGGCCGAGGGGCTGCCCGGATGGCCCGTGCGCCACGCCGTGGTGCCCGACGGCGTCCGTCCCGTCAGCGCGGCCGTCGCGGAGGCCTGTGCGCTGGGCGCCCGCGTGGTGCTGACCCTCGGGGGCACCGGCGTGGGCCCGCGGGACCGCACCCCCGAGGCGGTGGACCAGCTGATCACCCGGGACCTGCCGGGGATCCCGGAGATGCTGCGCCGCGCGGGGCAGGAGCAGACCCCCACGGCGGTGCTCTCCCGGGGCCGCGCCGGGGTGGTGGACCCGGGGGACCCGGAGGCGCACCGCCCGGCCGTCGTGGTGACCCTGCCGGGCTCGCGCCGGGCGGCCGAGCAGGCCGTGCCGCTGCTGGCCCCCCTGCTGCCCCACCTCGTGGACCAGCTGGACGGGGGAGACCATGTCCGCCACTGA
- a CDS encoding OsmC family protein has translation MEHTFSLRAEWTGNRGTGTSGYKDYARDLVVQAEGPGELTGSAARAFHGDESRWNPEQLLLAALAECHLLSYLQAATAAGVVVTGASCRAECVLTHGRDGGAVTSATLFPEVWLADESQREAAEALHQPAHEACFIARSVAFPVTVVPQEARQMRHLPDFGSRLGAPVAVLRPSRGKAPSRVTGLEDRPGMMPAPSAAPGSPASAAPTAAGATAPATGAGSSPGGGTAPGAGTPGGAAPSSAPAAPDTASFYEQVGGHETFARLCRVFYEGVAADPGFRAMYPEEDLGPAEERLRMFLEQYWGGPRTYGEQRGHPRLRMRHAPFTIDFAARDTWLRHMRAAVDSLGLAPLHEQTLWDYLERAAHSMVNSA, from the coding sequence GTGGAACACACCTTCTCTCTGCGCGCCGAATGGACGGGGAACCGGGGCACCGGGACCTCCGGGTACAAGGACTACGCCCGCGACCTCGTGGTCCAGGCCGAGGGTCCCGGGGAGCTCACCGGCTCCGCCGCCCGCGCCTTCCACGGCGACGAGTCCCGCTGGAACCCCGAGCAACTGCTGCTGGCCGCCCTGGCCGAGTGCCACCTGCTGTCCTACCTGCAGGCCGCCACGGCCGCCGGCGTGGTGGTCACGGGCGCCTCCTGCCGGGCCGAGTGCGTGCTCACCCACGGTCGCGACGGCGGCGCCGTCACCTCCGCGACGCTGTTCCCGGAGGTGTGGCTCGCCGACGAGTCGCAGCGCGAGGCGGCCGAGGCCCTGCACCAGCCGGCCCACGAGGCGTGCTTCATCGCCCGCTCGGTCGCCTTCCCCGTGACCGTCGTCCCGCAGGAGGCCCGGCAGATGCGGCACCTGCCCGACTTCGGCAGCCGGCTCGGCGCGCCGGTCGCGGTGCTGAGGCCCAGCCGGGGCAAGGCGCCCAGCCGGGTCACCGGGCTGGAGGACCGGCCGGGGATGATGCCGGCGCCGTCCGCCGCTCCCGGCAGCCCCGCGAGTGCGGCGCCGACCGCCGCGGGAGCGACGGCACCGGCCACCGGGGCGGGGTCCTCCCCGGGCGGCGGCACCGCCCCGGGTGCCGGCACCCCGGGGGGCGCGGCGCCGTCGTCGGCACCCGCCGCGCCGGACACCGCGAGTTTCTACGAGCAGGTCGGCGGGCACGAGACGTTCGCCCGGCTGTGCCGCGTGTTCTACGAGGGCGTGGCGGCGGACCCGGGTTTCCGGGCCATGTACCCGGAGGAGGACCTCGGCCCCGCGGAGGAGCGGCTGCGGATGTTCCTGGAGCAGTACTGGGGCGGCCCGCGCACCTACGGCGAGCAGCGGGGGCACCCCCGCCTGCGGATGCGCCACGCCCCGTTCACCATCGACTTCGCGGCGCGGGACACCTGGCTGCGGCACATGCGCGCGGCCGTGGACTCGCTCGGGCTCGCGCCGCTGCACGAGCAGACGCTCTGGGACTACCTCGAGCGCGCGGCCCACTCGATGGTGAACTCCGCCTGA
- a CDS encoding acyl-CoA thioesterase II has translation MGSDRVRRLRENFPEDPTDVLRRVLSLTPEGSDERTGEALFTGLTPPQARGRVFGGQVMAQSLMAAIHTVDAGRAIHSMHGYFIRPGDALQPIRFAVEDLRDGRSFSVRRVHADQDGKTILSLMCSFQEPSPGLDHQSPMPNGVPEPESLPATSQRLGHVQHPVAQEWAWARPFDIRHVDSPLEATPGKERVATNMVWMKTFSGLEGDANVHRAALAYASDYTLLEPVLRRHGLAWVRPGMSVASLDHAMWWHRPARVDEWLLYVQTSHSAQGARGLSHGRIYSREGELVASVAQEGMIRVPNDARNRVRGAVQDLFVKTAWRPPRQSR, from the coding sequence ATGGGGTCTGACAGGGTGCGACGGCTGCGCGAGAACTTCCCCGAGGACCCCACCGACGTCCTGCGCCGCGTCCTGTCGCTCACCCCGGAGGGCTCCGACGAGCGCACCGGGGAGGCCCTCTTCACCGGCCTCACGCCCCCGCAGGCCCGCGGCCGCGTGTTCGGCGGCCAGGTCATGGCCCAGTCGCTCATGGCGGCGATCCACACGGTGGACGCGGGCCGGGCCATCCACTCGATGCACGGCTACTTCATCCGCCCCGGCGACGCCCTGCAGCCGATCCGGTTCGCGGTGGAGGACCTGCGCGACGGGCGGTCATTCTCCGTGCGCCGGGTCCATGCCGACCAGGACGGCAAGACGATCCTGTCCCTCATGTGCTCCTTCCAGGAGCCCTCCCCCGGGCTCGACCACCAGTCGCCCATGCCGAACGGGGTGCCCGAGCCGGAGTCCCTGCCGGCCACGTCCCAGCGGCTGGGCCACGTCCAGCACCCGGTGGCCCAGGAATGGGCCTGGGCCCGCCCCTTCGACATCCGCCACGTCGACTCCCCGCTCGAGGCCACCCCCGGCAAGGAGCGCGTGGCCACCAACATGGTCTGGATGAAGACGTTCTCCGGGCTGGAGGGGGACGCCAACGTGCACCGGGCCGCGCTCGCGTACGCCTCCGACTACACGCTCCTGGAGCCGGTGCTGCGCCGCCACGGCCTCGCCTGGGTCCGCCCCGGCATGAGCGTGGCCTCGCTGGACCACGCCATGTGGTGGCACCGGCCGGCCCGCGTGGACGAGTGGCTGCTGTACGTCCAGACGAGCCACTCCGCGCAGGGCGCCCGCGGACTCAGCCACGGGCGGATCTACTCCCGCGAGGGCGAGCTCGTGGCCTCGGTGGCGCAGGAGGGCATGATCCGCGTGCCGAACGACGCGCGGAACCGGGTCCGCGGGGCCGTACAGGACCTGTTCGTCAAGACCGCCTGGCGGCCGCCCCGGCAGTCCCGCTGA
- a CDS encoding N-formylglutamate amidohydrolase, with translation MDNDVDTGKDTGEATDGHAGGPSTPGRGTAQDGGGQILTVVGPWEEQVVFTAVHAGHDLRPEVRELMVLDEATRLREEDPHSDRIGARLASGMVMHRSRFETDLNRPRERSVYSSPEDSWGLQVWRDGQLPDEVAAGSRQVHDAWYEELEKRIARLAARGPFVVFDLHTYNHRRDGPDAPPAPQEGNPDVNVGTGTLDREPWAPVVDAFMEAMAAPVIPATGQRLDVRENVRFWGQNEGRWVHRNFPDTACVLALEFKKTFMDEWTGEVDEAHLAQLADALAGTVPAVTEALRHVRVPSP, from the coding sequence ATGGACAACGACGTGGACACGGGCAAGGACACGGGCGAGGCCACCGATGGGCACGCGGGCGGGCCCAGCACCCCGGGACGGGGCACCGCCCAGGACGGCGGCGGGCAGATCCTCACGGTCGTGGGGCCGTGGGAGGAGCAGGTCGTGTTCACCGCCGTCCACGCCGGCCACGACCTGCGCCCCGAGGTCCGCGAGCTCATGGTGCTGGACGAGGCCACGCGGCTGCGCGAGGAGGACCCGCACTCCGACCGGATCGGCGCCCGGCTGGCCTCCGGGATGGTCATGCACCGCTCGCGCTTCGAGACGGACCTGAACCGGCCGCGCGAGCGCAGCGTCTACTCCTCGCCCGAGGACAGCTGGGGACTGCAGGTGTGGCGGGACGGGCAGCTGCCGGACGAGGTGGCCGCCGGCAGCCGCCAGGTCCACGACGCCTGGTACGAGGAGCTGGAGAAGCGCATCGCGCGCCTGGCGGCCCGCGGTCCCTTCGTCGTCTTCGACCTGCACACGTACAACCACCGACGGGACGGGCCCGACGCGCCGCCCGCGCCCCAGGAGGGCAACCCGGACGTCAACGTGGGCACGGGGACGCTGGACCGCGAGCCCTGGGCGCCCGTGGTGGACGCCTTCATGGAGGCGATGGCCGCCCCGGTCATCCCCGCCACCGGACAGCGCCTGGACGTGCGCGAGAACGTGCGGTTCTGGGGCCAGAACGAGGGCCGCTGGGTGCACCGCAACTTCCCGGACACCGCGTGCGTGCTCGCCCTGGAGTTCAAGAAGACCTTCATGGACGAGTGGACGGGCGAGGTGGACGAGGCCCACCTGGCCCAGCTCGCGGACGCCCTGGCCGGCACGGTGCCCGCGGTCACCGAGGCGCTGCGGCACGTGCGGGTGCCCTCGCCGTGA
- a CDS encoding flavohemoglobin expression-modulating QEGLA motif protein, producing MSATGTGLSTRDRAIDHELALLSRTFRFLLDVTPVNVEDARREFLSSGRLPEFLYRDLEDDPEVLKQVLADVPIHEVDDTVLGTLLRNKHREMSLQIDMLSVRDTEDFMPLSIDLYGAITPDLRRSAESILETVTVTESTSAGTLDAKRFLDRAHEEIEYYREQDPDIDLHAEVRPDVSGVMVAGDTLLIGQESKVQKVRAHALLQHEVGTHLVTHVNGAAQPVKVLGSGLAGYDETQEGLAVLAEVACGGLTRFRLRQLAARVLTVQRMVTGASFQEAHEALVEDGVPASSAFTTTMRAFRAGGLTKDAIYLRGMLDLLAHLRHGGTLDLLLLGKFSLEDLPMVRDLQERGVLEPPVLRPRWLEDEDAPGRLARAAAVDDPWEDILR from the coding sequence GTGAGCGCCACCGGCACGGGGCTGTCCACGCGGGACCGGGCGATCGACCACGAGCTCGCCCTGCTCTCCCGCACCTTCCGCTTCCTGCTGGACGTCACCCCCGTCAACGTCGAGGACGCGCGCCGGGAGTTCCTGTCCTCCGGCCGCCTGCCGGAGTTCCTCTACCGGGACCTGGAGGACGACCCCGAGGTGCTCAAGCAGGTCCTGGCGGACGTGCCCATCCACGAGGTGGACGACACCGTGCTGGGCACCCTGCTGCGCAACAAGCACCGCGAGATGTCCCTGCAGATCGACATGCTCTCCGTGCGGGACACCGAGGACTTCATGCCCCTGAGCATCGACCTCTACGGGGCGATCACCCCGGACCTGCGCCGCTCGGCGGAGTCCATCCTGGAGACCGTGACGGTCACGGAGTCCACCTCGGCCGGGACCCTCGACGCGAAGCGGTTCCTCGACCGGGCGCACGAGGAGATCGAGTACTACCGCGAGCAGGACCCCGACATCGACCTGCACGCCGAGGTGCGCCCGGACGTCTCCGGGGTGATGGTCGCCGGGGACACCCTGCTGATCGGGCAGGAGTCCAAGGTGCAGAAGGTCCGGGCCCACGCGCTGCTCCAGCACGAGGTGGGCACGCACCTGGTCACGCACGTCAACGGCGCCGCCCAGCCGGTCAAGGTGCTCGGCAGCGGCCTGGCCGGATATGACGAGACGCAGGAGGGACTGGCGGTGCTGGCCGAGGTGGCGTGCGGCGGCCTCACCCGGTTCCGGCTGCGCCAGCTGGCCGCGCGCGTCCTGACCGTCCAGCGCATGGTCACCGGCGCCAGCTTCCAGGAGGCGCACGAGGCGCTCGTGGAGGACGGCGTCCCGGCCTCCTCCGCGTTCACCACCACCATGCGTGCCTTCCGCGCCGGCGGGCTGACGAAGGACGCCATCTACCTGCGCGGCATGCTGGACCTGCTCGCCCACCTGCGCCACGGCGGCACCCTGGACCTGCTGCTGCTGGGCAAGTTCTCCCTCGAGGACCTCCCCATGGTCCGCGACCTCCAGGAGCGCGGAGTGCTCGAGCCGCCCGTGCTGCGGCCGCGATGGCTCGAGGACGAGGACGCGCCCGGACGGCTCGCGCGCGCGGCCGCCGTCGACGACCCCTGGGAGGACATCCTCCGGTGA
- a CDS encoding glutathione synthetase translates to MKIGFVVNDVATEKAHYTTNRLALAASQRGHEVWLTGAGDFAYEPDGTLSVLARGPGDKGYRSLERFLDDVQKPETERHVSVNDFDVVMLRNDPADDATERPWAPTAAVAFGQLIASTGVLVVNDPHTLANALSKAYFQHFPEAVRPRTLITRDQDMISGFIDEMGGRAVLKPLQGSGGSGVFLVDRKESPNLSQIVEAIARDGYVVAQEYLPQAKDGDVRLFLMNGRPLVVDGQVAAFRRRAKAGEARSNMSAGGTAERVQVTDEMLGLVEAVHPKLAADGMFLVGLDIVGDKLMEINVFSPGGLGSCQQLYGVDFAPAVIADLERKLEVRGHYGGALENARLATT, encoded by the coding sequence ATGAAGATCGGATTCGTCGTCAACGACGTCGCCACCGAGAAGGCCCACTACACCACCAATCGCCTGGCGCTGGCCGCCAGCCAGCGCGGCCACGAGGTCTGGCTGACCGGGGCGGGCGACTTCGCCTACGAGCCGGACGGCACCCTGTCCGTCCTCGCCCGCGGTCCCGGCGACAAGGGATACCGCTCCCTCGAGCGGTTCCTGGACGACGTGCAGAAGCCGGAGACGGAGCGCCACGTCTCCGTCAACGACTTCGACGTGGTGATGCTGCGCAACGACCCGGCCGACGACGCCACCGAGCGCCCCTGGGCTCCCACGGCCGCCGTCGCCTTCGGCCAGCTGATCGCCAGCACCGGCGTGCTCGTGGTCAACGACCCGCACACGCTGGCCAACGCCCTCTCCAAGGCCTACTTCCAGCACTTCCCCGAGGCGGTCCGGCCACGGACCCTCATCACGCGGGACCAGGACATGATCTCGGGGTTCATCGACGAGATGGGCGGCCGGGCGGTGCTCAAGCCGCTGCAGGGCTCGGGCGGGTCCGGGGTGTTCCTCGTGGACCGCAAGGAGTCGCCCAACCTGTCCCAGATCGTGGAGGCGATCGCCCGCGACGGCTACGTGGTGGCCCAGGAGTACCTGCCCCAGGCCAAGGACGGGGACGTCCGCCTGTTCCTCATGAACGGCCGCCCGCTCGTGGTCGACGGCCAGGTGGCGGCCTTCCGCCGCCGCGCCAAGGCCGGGGAGGCCCGGTCCAACATGTCCGCCGGTGGCACCGCCGAACGCGTCCAGGTCACGGACGAGATGCTGGGCCTGGTCGAGGCCGTGCACCCGAAGCTCGCCGCCGACGGGATGTTCCTCGTGGGCCTGGACATCGTGGGCGACAAGCTGATGGAGATCAACGTCTTCTCCCCCGGCGGCCTGGGGTCGTGCCAGCAGCTGTACGGGGTCGACTTCGCCCCGGCGGTCATCGCCGACCTCGAGCGGAAGCTGGAGGTCCGCGGCCACTACGGCGGCGCCCTGGAGAACGCCCGCCTGGCCACGACCTGA
- the ettA gene encoding energy-dependent translational throttle protein EttA — MAEFIYTMVKARKKVGDKLILDDVTMSFYPGAKIGMVGPNGAGKSTILKIMAGLDQPSNGEARLSPEYSVGILMQEPPLNEEKTVLGNVQEGVGEIYGKIQRYNEISEEMANPDADFDALMEEMGKLQEQIDAADAWDIDSQLEQAMDALRCPPGDADVTNLSGGERRRVALCKLLLQKPDLLLLDEPTNHLDAESVLWLEQHLAQYHGAVVAVTHDRYFLDHVAEWICEVDRGRLYPYEGNYSTYLEKKRARLEVQGKKDAKLAKRLSEELDWVRSNAKGRQAKSKARLARYEEMAAEAEKTRKLDFEDIQIPPGPRLGSQVIEARNIRKGFDDRVLIDGLSFSLPPNGIVGIIGPNGVGKTTLFKTIVGLEPLDGGELKVGESVKISYVDQSRGGIDPEKSLWEVVSDGLDYIKVGNVEMPSRAYVSAFGFKGPDQQKKAGILSGGERNRLNLALTLKEGGNLLLLDEPTNDLDVETLTSLENALLEFPGCAVVISHDRWFLDRVATHMLAYEGTEEDPANWYWFEGNFESYEANKVDRLGPEAARPHRVTHRKLTRG; from the coding sequence ATGGCGGAATTCATCTACACCATGGTCAAGGCCCGCAAGAAGGTGGGCGACAAGCTGATCCTGGACGACGTGACGATGTCCTTCTACCCGGGGGCGAAGATCGGCATGGTCGGCCCCAACGGCGCGGGCAAGTCCACGATCCTCAAGATCATGGCCGGGCTGGACCAGCCCTCCAACGGCGAGGCCCGGCTCTCGCCGGAGTACAGCGTCGGCATCCTCATGCAGGAGCCCCCGCTGAACGAGGAGAAGACGGTCCTCGGCAACGTCCAGGAGGGCGTGGGCGAGATCTACGGGAAGATCCAGCGCTACAACGAGATCTCCGAGGAGATGGCGAACCCGGACGCGGACTTCGACGCCCTGATGGAGGAGATGGGCAAGCTCCAGGAGCAGATCGACGCCGCCGACGCGTGGGACATCGACTCCCAGCTCGAGCAGGCGATGGACGCCCTGCGCTGCCCGCCCGGCGACGCGGACGTCACGAACCTCTCCGGCGGTGAGCGCCGCCGCGTGGCCCTGTGCAAGCTGCTCCTGCAGAAGCCCGACCTGCTGCTGCTGGACGAGCCCACCAACCACCTCGACGCCGAGTCGGTGCTGTGGCTCGAGCAGCACCTGGCCCAGTACCACGGCGCGGTCGTGGCCGTGACCCACGACCGGTACTTCCTGGACCACGTCGCCGAGTGGATCTGCGAGGTCGACCGCGGCCGGCTCTACCCGTACGAGGGCAACTACTCCACCTACCTGGAGAAGAAGCGCGCCCGCCTCGAGGTCCAGGGCAAGAAGGACGCCAAGCTGGCCAAGCGCCTGAGCGAGGAGCTGGACTGGGTCCGCTCCAACGCGAAGGGCCGCCAGGCCAAGTCGAAGGCCCGCCTGGCCCGCTACGAGGAGATGGCGGCCGAGGCCGAGAAGACCCGCAAGCTCGACTTCGAGGACATCCAGATCCCGCCGGGGCCGCGCCTGGGCAGCCAGGTCATCGAGGCGAGGAACATCCGCAAGGGCTTCGACGACCGGGTGCTGATCGACGGGCTGTCCTTCTCCCTGCCGCCGAACGGCATCGTCGGCATCATCGGCCCCAACGGCGTCGGCAAGACCACCCTGTTCAAGACCATCGTGGGCCTCGAGCCCCTCGACGGCGGCGAGCTGAAGGTCGGCGAGTCCGTCAAGATCTCCTACGTGGACCAGTCCCGCGGCGGCATCGACCCGGAGAAGTCCCTGTGGGAGGTCGTCTCCGACGGGCTGGACTACATCAAGGTCGGCAACGTGGAGATGCCCTCGCGCGCCTACGTCTCGGCCTTCGGCTTCAAGGGCCCGGACCAGCAGAAGAAGGCCGGGATCCTCTCGGGCGGTGAGCGCAACCGCCTGAACCTGGCCCTGACGCTCAAGGAGGGCGGCAACCTGCTGCTGCTCGACGAGCCGACGAACGACCTGGACGTGGAGACGCTCACCTCCCTGGAGAACGCGCTGCTGGAGTTCCCCGGCTGCGCCGTGGTCATCTCCCACGACCGGTGGTTCCTCGACCGCGTGGCCACCCACATGCTCGCCTACGAGGGCACCGAGGAGGACCCGGCGAACTGGTACTGGTTCGAGGGCAACTTCGAGTCCTACGAGGCCAACAAGGTGGACCGGCTGGGCCCGGAGGCGGCGCGTCCGCACCGGGTGACCCACCGCAAGCTCACCCGCGGCTGA